The nucleotide sequence GTGTTTCAATGTTTCGATCTCGAAATGTCCGCCTGATAAGACTGCTGCTGTTGCGAAGCTTAGATCTTTGATTTCTCTCACTTCTCAACACCTtcaatcttcttcttctgcAAATTAATGTGTATCTGCaaaatttgcattttttgttgttgtaatttgTATGAATTAATAATGGTTTTTCAGCTTATTTGTAATTAATTCGTGCAATGCAATATCACATTTTTACTCCTTTATGATTTTAATAATCGACCAATAATATtggtaataaaagaaaattaatcaatagtataataataaataaaagagtaatttAGATAAGATgacaatgatttttttgtttaattaaagtTTCACATTTGAATCTAAACTTGAGCATAAAACTTTGACATCCATTTAAGTCATACTAGATTGAGGAATGAGTAGTTGCATGCGGAgatatcaaatttaaatgaataataGTAGTACTAAGAATTAAGAGCAATAATAATGGTAAAAATTTCGTAAGTGTAGTTCAGTTCGTAGCTGTTACCAGGGATAATTGGTGCAGGGATTGAGATTCGAACCTTGAATTTCCCAATTCTCCATGTAAATTTAACcattaggctacttgaccaaaaaataaaaaaataacggtaaagaaaaagataacagtatttttatttatagaacTAGTGTTTGATTGATAAACTTTAAACTAATCTATGAATATGAATGTTGGTttgatacattaattatttaactgATTTGATACTTTAGAGTGTGTTGTCTCATGTTCAATTATACTATTTGATGCAAATTTTAATAGAATAGTTTgacttctttaaataaatattagtataatctttacaaaaaaaaagtttatctttTTCCAATGTGATAAATGTGTCCAAGAAAAAAGTGTTATGCCtctaaaaattagaaattttacaTCATAAAAATGACCTTGTTATAAGAAATTAGAAAACCCTCGATATGAAAcatatgttttattattattttgaaatatctatctaaaatatcaactTAGAATAGTATTGTAAATTATCTATCTAAAATGTCAACTTAATATCCTTCTTTAGTTCATGTAAATTTGCGTTCTTTTAAGAAATATAGATATATCATCATACTTCTCtctattttactttattttgattttttttttgacagatactttattttgatatataataGCATTATATACATTTGTAGACTTGTagtattatataataaatagaatACTAATAATATTATCCTATTagtatataaatatcatcaaagttTTCAAATATCCGATTTTTTATTAgacccatatttttttttcctcttctagTATAATGTGACTTTGACAAAAATCACCCATATTTTTTCCTCTTCTAATATAATGCGACTTTGACATTGTCTAAAGAGAATGAGTTGTCTTTTTCATGTACAGTCACTCATAAAGGACATGTCTCTTAAGTCATGAAGAGGAAATGTACATGATTAATGCTATGACTAATACGACATATTGGATTATTGGTCCTTGAGAAACAATTAGCCCAGAATGTATTTTGTGAGACAGGATCCCCAACAGAAGGGACATGGCAGAGCGTATTAATGTCACCGCATTGTTTGTTCTAATGTAGATCAGATTAATTTGATAGCAATTTTGGGGTGAGGTGTACTGTATTGTCTGAAGGATCGATGTAATAATTGAGAACAAATAATAagtactattaaaaaaataaaaataccattccattaatttttaaaattttgagaaataaattgacacaattttctaatacataatttttattgttcagatataaaaatacatgttagcatttttattatttaaattaagatCTCTCCCTTTTTCCTCTTCGTTTATTCTCTTAATTACTAACCATTTAAATGTTTTGgggtgtataaaaaaaattagactcgTCTACTGTCACatttttatactaatatttcCAAAACTATAGTATTAGAGTGCGCTCATTCTCAATGTCACATGTTCGATTATTCCATGCGTCAATTTAAGTGGATtagtttaacttaaaaaaaaaaaatgaagagagtaGAAAATGTAAAAGATCCCAACCCGTATAAAGTTTATGTACTATCATCTAACTTTttgattgatatatatatatatatatatatatatatatatatatatatatttgaaagagTTTAATGGAAAAACTCACATACACTAAGTATTGAGAAATGATGAATCTCAAATTTAAACTCGTACTCCTGCATATTAAATATCTCTGCAACTATCATCTAAATTGTATCACGAGACATGAAACACATCTTATATTCCCCATTATTTAACACCTCTTATAGACCCTATAAAATTAGAAGTCTCTCCCTTTTTTTCTTCACCTTTTTGTTAGCAAAAGAATTATTCTATTCTTTTTCCTTCCAAAATCTTATGTATATGTATAATGAGAATCCCCTTTTATGTCATGcaagtcaatttcaactttAAAGACCACTTATCCCAAAATGTACCGACGCACTTGTCTCTTTCTGAATTATTTTTCACGAAATAATTTCAATTGGATAATAACTTATCACTAGCAATATCAGTTCGGTAGCATGTCTATTAAGCATGCCTTTAGCTTCAAGTGTAACTCTAAAACAAGCACTATGCATAgaaataaacatgcatcaatTAAATTTTCTTAGGTGTTTACTATGTGTAGTTGTCAACCAAGCATTTAATTCACAAGTTGAATTTTCTTGCCATAAAGTGTATTATTTTAGGGCATTTTTAACTTAACTTTACCTTAAAGGACGGAATGCTTTAGTGGGGCTTCAATATTGCTGCAAGGCCACTATCAATGAAGCAGGTCAATTAAAGGATCAACACAAAATCAATTAGTTTTGTACCAATATATAAACATCTTGTATAGAAAAGTTGAACAATTTACTTTCAGTTTCACAATGGGTGTTTTCTACCATGAGGAGGAGCAACCAAACCATTCCAAGAGATGCAAATGCTTTGCAACTGCTCTGAAGGAGGTTTTCACACACTGTCAAACTTTTGGTCGAAGTCGAAGGCTTTCGACTACAAGCCTTGAAGAGGAGTTTCCAATTAGTGATCTTGATGAAGAACAGGAAGTATATTATACATTCACTTCAACCTTCAACCTTAAAATCaaactatttttgaaaaactaaGATACTTTAACATGATATATCAAGATATGTTTGTATATCGTAATGAATTCGACGTTAAACTTTGAAGTTTAAATAGTTATTGTTCTTTTGTGGTCTTTCCTCAGGTGATTGTCTCGGTGGTTAGAAGTCGAGCTATGGAGAAACAAAAGAACAAGCCAGGCCTACTGAGAGAGAGTTTTTCCTGGGTATATTCTCCTACAACAAGAGAATTATGTGTTACTGGGAAAATGGAACCAAAGGCAAAGGAGGGAGGTAATGAAGAACAAGGTGAAAAAGAAGAATTTTTGTCAGTTAAGAGCTGTTTCTCAATGTATTCTTCAAGTGCAAATGGGGAAGGATTTTATTCTGTGAAGACTAACCTTTCAAGATGTTCAAGCTTGAATGAGTTTGATTTGTCGGAATATTGGAAGCGTTCTATAATTCAGGAGTTTTGTCATTGTGAAGGATGGCCTTTCGGTCTCTGTCGTAAAGCTGTGTTACTTCCACCACTGCCTAAGTCACCATCTGAATCATGGTTGTATCGTAAAATACTATCAAGTACCAAAGTtacttgaatttttatgaatgtaCTTTATTGTTTTCTCGTATTCTGATTAAAGCCAGAAATGTAAGAATCAGAACTGGTTGAACATTATTGAATAAGGAATAGCACAAGCTTTGAAAACAGACTATATATGTAGTTATTATCTTGCAACAAACAATTGAAAGTTGACTTGTTAACTATGCTGACAAAAtacattcatattttttcttttaagtaaCAAAACTTATATTAAAAAGGAATGCACAAGTATTCCAACCCTCATACAAGAGTAACCACAATAGAAAAGGCATACAAATACAACAATACAAAATCAAGACTGAAATAGACAAATCATCGGCTAACGATTTCTAGAGATGCAT is from Medicago truncatula cultivar Jemalong A17 chromosome 1, MtrunA17r5.0-ANR, whole genome shotgun sequence and encodes:
- the LOC11422467 gene encoding uncharacterized protein, which gives rise to MGVFYHEEEQPNHSKRCKCFATALKEVFTHCQTFGRSRRLSTTSLEEEFPISDLDEEQEVIVSVVRSRAMEKQKNKPGLLRESFSWVYSPTTRELCVTGKMEPKAKEGGNEEQGEKEEFLSVKSCFSMYSSSANGEGFYSVKTNLSRCSSLNEFDLSEYWKRSIIQEFCHCEGWPFGLCRKAVLLPPLPKSPSESWLYRKILSSTKVT